One window of the Candidatus Methylomirabilota bacterium genome contains the following:
- a CDS encoding mandelate racemase/muconate lactonizing enzyme family protein, which produces MKIARVESLHADAGQRNFDFLKITTDDGLVGWSEYNESFGGAGVSAVIDGLAPQILGKDPRAYEALVTLMYAVRRQAAGGIAQQAIGAIENALLDIKAKALGVPVYEMLGGPVRDRIRLYWSHCGTYRLQWSKEMQIPALRTLDDVRKAAREVVDRGFTALKTNVFVLGQDPYLHSPGFARRGPGYPELNAERYVLRALRDELAAFREGAGPDVDILVDLNFNFKTEGFLKVARALEPFDIFWVEIDTRDPKALHYIRSRSPIPVASCECLFGRRDYRPYFEQQSVDVAIIDTPWNGVAESVKIATMADTYEVNVAPHNFYGHLATLMNAHFCAVVPNLRIMEIDPDTVPWYDDLVTVKPLIKDGHLHLPAGPGWGTEVNEEAVRAHPPRKR; this is translated from the coding sequence ATGAAGATCGCCAGGGTCGAGTCGCTGCACGCCGACGCCGGCCAACGGAACTTCGACTTCCTCAAGATCACCACGGACGACGGGCTCGTCGGCTGGAGCGAGTACAACGAGTCCTTCGGCGGCGCGGGCGTCTCCGCGGTCATCGACGGCCTCGCGCCCCAGATCCTCGGCAAGGACCCGCGCGCCTACGAGGCGCTCGTCACGCTCATGTACGCCGTCCGCCGGCAGGCGGCCGGCGGCATCGCCCAGCAGGCGATCGGCGCGATCGAGAACGCGCTGCTCGACATCAAAGCCAAGGCGCTCGGCGTCCCCGTCTACGAGATGCTCGGCGGGCCGGTGCGCGACCGGATCCGGCTCTACTGGTCGCACTGCGGGACCTATCGCCTGCAGTGGTCGAAGGAGATGCAGATCCCGGCGCTCCGCACGCTCGACGACGTGCGGAAAGCGGCGCGGGAGGTCGTGGACCGCGGCTTCACCGCGCTCAAGACGAACGTCTTCGTCCTCGGGCAGGACCCGTACCTGCACTCGCCGGGCTTCGCGCGCCGCGGCCCCGGGTATCCCGAGCTGAACGCCGAGCGCTACGTCCTCCGCGCCCTGCGCGACGAGCTCGCCGCGTTCCGCGAGGGCGCGGGCCCCGACGTCGACATCCTCGTGGACCTGAACTTCAACTTCAAGACGGAGGGCTTCCTCAAGGTCGCGCGCGCGCTCGAGCCCTTCGACATCTTCTGGGTGGAGATCGACACGCGCGACCCGAAGGCGCTCCACTACATCCGGAGCCGCTCGCCGATCCCCGTGGCCTCGTGCGAGTGCCTCTTCGGCCGGCGCGACTACCGGCCCTACTTCGAGCAGCAGTCGGTGGACGTCGCCATCATCGACACGCCCTGGAACGGCGTCGCCGAGTCGGTGAAGATCGCCACGATGGCCGACACCTACGAGGTGAACGTCGCGCCGCACAACTTCTACGGTCACCTCGCGACGCTGATGAACGCCCACTTCTGCGCCGTCGTGCCGAACCTCCGCATCATGGAGATCGACCCCGACACCGTGCCCTGGTACGACGACCTCGTCACCGTGAAGCCGCTCATCAAGGACGGCCACCTCCACCTGCCGGCCGGCCCGGGCTGGGGCACCGAGGTGAACGAGGAGGCGGTGCGCGCGCACCCGCCGCGGAAGCGCTGA